A stretch of the Tachysurus fulvidraco isolate hzauxx_2018 chromosome 18, HZAU_PFXX_2.0, whole genome shotgun sequence genome encodes the following:
- the metap1d gene encoding methionine aminopeptidase 1D, mitochondrial isoform X1, whose translation MAAPCVTALRRVLFQSVSSGLSQRAVRLPGCQRCSCSAQRQQRRHFFWKKRTGSQSVVRPTVVRPSYPVPEHIQKPGYVSSSSVPEWPDYIEIKDEEQIEGLRRACQLARHILLLAGSRLKVGMTTDEIDFIVHQETIRHNAYPSPLHYGGFPKSVCTSVNNVVCHGIPDSRPLQDGDIINIDVTVYLEGYHGDTSETFLIGSVDEQGRKLVDVARQCRDKAIAVCGPGRPLCVIGNTISEIAHSNGFCVCPYFIGHGIGSYFHGHPEIWHHANENDLLMEDGMAFTIEPILMEGTSEIRILRDKWTAISTDDKRSAQFEHTVVITSDGVEILTKLPDED comes from the exons ATGGCGGCGCCCTGTGTGACAGCACTGAGGCGTGTGTTATTTCAATCAG TCTCCTCAGGCCTGTCACAGAGAGCGGTGCGGTTGCCAGGATGTCAGCGATGCTCGTGCAGTGCCCAGCGTCAACAACGCCGCCACTTCTTCTGGAAAAAAAGAACGGGCTCACAAAGCGTGGTTCGGCCCACCGTGGTGCGGCCGTCTTACCCGGTACCTGAG caCATCCAGAAGCCAGGTTACGTCTCCTCCAGCTCTGTGCCCGAGTGGCCTGATTATATTGAGATAAAGGATGAGGAGCAGATTGAGGGTTTAAGGAGAGCATGTCAGCTCGCTAGACACATCCTCCTCCTCGCTGGAAGCAGACTCAAG GTCGGTATGACAACAGACGAAATTGACTTCATTGTGCACCAGGAGACGATCAGACACAATGCCTATCCCTCACCACTGCACTATGGTGGATTTCCCAAGTCAGTGTGTACATCTGTAAATAACGTGGTGTGTCACGGCATTCCAGACAG TCGGCCACTTCAAGATGGAGATATCATTAACATAGATGTTACt GTTTACCTGGAAGGTTACCACGGTGACACCTCAGAGACCTTTCTGATTGGTTCAGTGGACGAGCAAGGTAGGAAGTTAGTAGACGTGGCGCGACAGTGTAGAGACAAGGCCATTGCAGTATGTGGACCAGGACGCCCACTGTGTGTCATCGGCAATACCATAAg TGAAATCGCCCACTCGAacggtttctgtgtgtgtccataCTTCATCGGCCATGGCATCGGGTCTTACTTCCACGGTCACCCTGAGATCTGGCATCATG CCAACGAAAATGACTTGCTGATGGAAGACGGCATGGCCTTCACAATAG aaCCCATTCTGATGGAAGGAACCTCTGAAATCAGGATCCTCAGAGACAAATGGACCGCCATCTCAACGGATGACAAAAg ATCAGCCCAGTTTGAGCACACGGTGGTCATTACCTCTGATGGTGTCGAGATTCTGACCAAATTACCAGATGAGGACTGA
- the metap1d gene encoding methionine aminopeptidase 1D, mitochondrial isoform X2, translating to MTTDEIDFIVHQETIRHNAYPSPLHYGGFPKSVCTSVNNVVCHGIPDSRPLQDGDIINIDVTVYLEGYHGDTSETFLIGSVDEQGRKLVDVARQCRDKAIAVCGPGRPLCVIGNTISEIAHSNGFCVCPYFIGHGIGSYFHGHPEIWHHANENDLLMEDGMAFTIEPILMEGTSEIRILRDKWTAISTDDKRSAQFEHTVVITSDGVEILTKLPDED from the exons ATGACAACAGACGAAATTGACTTCATTGTGCACCAGGAGACGATCAGACACAATGCCTATCCCTCACCACTGCACTATGGTGGATTTCCCAAGTCAGTGTGTACATCTGTAAATAACGTGGTGTGTCACGGCATTCCAGACAG TCGGCCACTTCAAGATGGAGATATCATTAACATAGATGTTACt GTTTACCTGGAAGGTTACCACGGTGACACCTCAGAGACCTTTCTGATTGGTTCAGTGGACGAGCAAGGTAGGAAGTTAGTAGACGTGGCGCGACAGTGTAGAGACAAGGCCATTGCAGTATGTGGACCAGGACGCCCACTGTGTGTCATCGGCAATACCATAAg TGAAATCGCCCACTCGAacggtttctgtgtgtgtccataCTTCATCGGCCATGGCATCGGGTCTTACTTCCACGGTCACCCTGAGATCTGGCATCATG CCAACGAAAATGACTTGCTGATGGAAGACGGCATGGCCTTCACAATAG aaCCCATTCTGATGGAAGGAACCTCTGAAATCAGGATCCTCAGAGACAAATGGACCGCCATCTCAACGGATGACAAAAg ATCAGCCCAGTTTGAGCACACGGTGGTCATTACCTCTGATGGTGTCGAGATTCTGACCAAATTACCAGATGAGGACTGA